CGGGCGGCCCATGCTGCCGACCGCACCGGGCACATGATCCTCCAGACCCTCTACCAGCAGTGCGTGAAGCACAACATCACCTTCTACAACGAGTTCCACGTGACCGATGTCCTCATTGAGGACGGGGTGGCCAAGGGGCTGGTGGCCTACGAGCTGGCCACGGGGGAGCTCCACCTCTTCCAGGCCAAGGCCATCGTCATCGCCTCGGGGGGCTTTGGCCGCATCTACAAGGTGACCTCCAACGCCTACACCCTTACCGGGGACCTGCAGGCCATCCTCTACCGCAAGGGGCTTCCCCTCGAGGACATGGAGTTCTACCAGTTCCACCCCACGGGGCTTTACCCCTTGGGCATCCTCCTCACCGAGGGGGCCAGGGGGGAGGGAGGCATCCTGAGGAACGCCCTGGGAGAACGCTTCATGGAGCGCTACGCCCCCACCATCAAGGACCTGGCTCCCAGGGACATGGTCTCCCGGGCCATGTACTTGGAGGTGCGGGAGGGCCGGGGGGTGGGTCCCAAGAAGGACCACGTGCTCCTGGACCTCACCCACCTGCCACCCGAGGTGATCGAGAAGAAGCTTCCCGACATCACCGAGTTCAGCCGCATCTACCTGGGGGTGGACCCCTTGAAGGAGCCGGTGCCGGTGATGCCCACGGCCCACTACGCCATGGGGGGGATTCCCACCACCCTCTGGGGCCAGGTCATCAAGGACGAGAAGGGCACCGTGGTGCCTGGGCTTTACGCCGCCGGGGAGGCGGCTTGCGTGAGCCTGCACGGGGCCAACCGTCTGGGGACCAACTCCTTGGGGGATCTGGTGGTCTTCGGCCGGCGCGCGGGGATCCATGCGGCCCGCTTCGCCAAGGATGCCGACTACCATGAGCTCACCGAGGAGCACCTGGGCGAAAGCCGCGAGCGCATTGAGCGCATCAAGAACTCCACGGGAAAGGAGAAGGTGGCGGCGCTCCGGGCCGAGCTCCAGCAGACCATGATGGACCACGCCTCCGTCTTCCGCACCGGGGAGCTTTTGGCCAAGCAGGTGGAGATCCTGAAGGAGCTCATGGACCGCTACCGGCTCATCTCCATCGACGACAAGGGGGATGCCTACAACACCGAGCTGGTGGAGGCCTTGGAGCTTGGGTATCTCCTCGAGGTCTCCGAGGCCTTGGTGCACTCCGCTTTGAACCGCACCGAGTCCCGCGGGGCCCATGCCCGGGAGGACTACCCCGAGCGGGACGACCAAAACTGGCTCAAGCACACCCTGGCCTACAAGGTGGCCGACGGCAAGGTGGCCTTCCGCTATAAGCCCGTGGTCCTGGGCCGCTTTGAGCCCAAGGCCCGCACCTACTAGGAGGCGCCATGCAGGTAACCCTGAGGATCCTTCGCTTTGACCCGGCCAAGCATGAGAGGCCCACCTGGCAAACCTACAAGGTGGAGGCTGAGCCTTGGGACCGGGTCCTGGACCTCCTGCACAAGGTGAAGTGGGATCAAGACGGCACCCTGGCCTTCCGCAAGAGCTGCGGGCATGGCATCTGCGGCTCCGACGCCATGCTCATCAACGGCAGAAACCGCTTGGCCTGCAAGACCCTGGTGAAGGACCTGGGAAACGTGATCACCGTGGAGCCCATACGGGGCCTGCCGGTGGAGAAGGACCTCATCGTGGACATGGAGCCCTTCTTCGCCGCCTACCGGGCGGTAAAGCCCTACCTTATCAACGACGAGCCTCCCCCGGCCCGGGAGCGCCTGCAAAGCCCTGAGGAACGGGAGCGGTTTGACCACGGCACCAAGTGCATCCTCTGCGCCAGCTGCACCACCAGCTGCCCTGTCTTCTGGGTGAACGGGGCTTATCTGGGCCCTGCCGCCATCGTTCAGGCCCACCGCTTCATCTTCGATTCCCGCGACCGGGGAAAAAGGGAACGCTTCAAGGCCCTGGGCTCGGGAAGCGGGGTTTGGCGTTGCCGCACCGCCTACAACTGCACCGAGGCCTGCCCCCGGGAGATCCCCGTGACCCAGCTCATCGAGGAGGTCAAGCGGGCTATCCTATTGGACCGCTTCTAAGCGCCACCTGCCTCCCGGGCCCCGCCCTGGCAAGGCCAGGGCGGGGTGGCCTCAGGGGGTAAGGCGGTGCCGGTCCCGGGGGAAGGCCCGGGCGTAGCGCACGTTGGGAAGGCCGAGAAGCTTTTGCGTGAGCCTTTCCGCCCCGATGGCGAAACCCCCGTGGGGGGGCATCCCGAACTTGAAGACCTCCAGGTAGCCCTGGAAGCCCTCCAGGTCCATGCCCTTGGCCTTCAGGCTTTCCACCAGGTCCTGGTAAAGGTGGATCCTCTGGCCCCCTGAGGTGATCTCCAGGCCCCGGAAGAGAAGGTCAAAGCTCCTGGTGGTGCCGCTTTCCTCGGGGTAGGTGTAGAAGGGCCTGAGGCTTCGGGGATAATGGGTGACAAAGAGCCAGTCCGAGCCCCAGCGCTCCTTGGCGTACTGGCCGAGAAGGCGCTCCGCCTCCTCGGAGAGGTCATGGCCCACGGGGTAGCCCAACTCTTCCCTTAAGATCCTCCGGGCCCCGGCGTGGGTCAGGCGGGGGATTTCCTTGGGGAAGGAGGGCCACTCGGCGCCCAGGAGGCGGATCTCGTTTCCGGCGCTGGAAAGGGCTTCCTCCAGCATCTCCTGGAGGAGCTCCTCCTCAAGCCGCATGAGGTCCTCCTCCCCTCGGATGAAGCCCATCTCCACGTCCAAGGAGAGGTACTCGTTGAGGTGGCGGCTGGTGTTGTGCTCTTCCATGCGCCAGACCGGGGCCACCTCGTAGACCCTCTCAAACACCCCCACCATGATCTGCTTGTAAAGCTGGGGGGACTGGGCCAGGTAGGCCCGGTACTCAAAGTAGTCCACCCCGAAAAGCCCCGAGCCTCCCTCGGCCCCGGCCCGCACCACCTTGGGGGTGAAGATCTCCGTGAAGTCCTGCCGGTCCAGGTACCGCCTAAAGCCCCGCACCAAGGCGGCTTGCACCTTAAGGGGGGCCCGGGCCTTCTCCCCCCTTAGGGTGACGTAGCGGTATTCCAGAAGGGTGTCGGGGCTTGCCCGCCACTCCTCCTTGGGAATCTCCACCGGGGTGGGTTCCAGGGCAGGGGAGAGGATCTCCATTTCCCTTGCCTGCACCTCGAGGCCCCCCGGGGCCTTGGGGTTTTCCACCACCTGGCCCCTTACCCGCAGGCTGCTCTCTGGCAAGGGGAGTTTCTGCCCTCCGGTCACCACCTGCACGATCCCGCTTCGGTCCCTAAGCAGAAGGAACTGCACCTTGCCCAGGTCCCGCCGCCAGTGGAGAAAGCCCCATAGCTCCACCTCTTCGCCCACATGCTTCCTTAAGTCCCTTACCAGAACCCGCATGCTCCCTCCCCTTAAGGTTTGGCCCCCCCGGCCATGGGGGACCGGGGGGGCCGGATGGCCTTGCCCCCCGTCTAGGCGTCATTACCCTGGGGCAGACGCATATTGCCCCTGAGTTTAGGGGGTTTCTCCCCCTAGGTCAAGGCGCTCAAAGGCTAGGACCAGGTGGGGAAGGTCCTCAGGGGGCGCCACGGCGAAAAAATTTTCCTCCACCTGGTACCGGGCCGCCCACTCCCCCTCCACCCCGGCCAGGGTTAGGGGCTTGGCCTCCTCCTTCAGGAAGCGGAGGCGCCTTAGGCGCACGTCCCCCGCCTGGGAGTAGAAAACCTGGTAGACCACGCCCCCTTGGCGCTTTTCCCCGTAGAGGCCCCCTTCTATGGGGCTTACCTCGTAACCCAGGGCCCTAAGGGCTTCCATCCAGCACCTCGAGGGCCGAGGGGTCCTCCAGGACGATCTCGTAGTAGCCGGCATAGAGCACGATGCGCCCCCTGGCCCGCACCTTCTTGCCCAGGTAGCTATGGGGGAAGGGTTGCCGGAACAGGGCGTAGCTCCTCGGGAAGACCACCAGCCTTAGGTCGCTTTCCCCCGGGCCAAACCGGAGGAAGGCCACGGTGCCCCTATCCTCCACCTGCTGGATAACGCCCTCCACCGTGGCGATCCGGCCAAAATACCTGGGGGCTTCCTGCCAGGGAATGACCCCTTCCAGGGGGGGTAGGGCAAAGGGGTTTTCGCTAAGGCCTGCCTGGAAGTCCCTTTCCATTACGGAAAGGAGCCTGGCGAAGGCCTCGGGAGCCTCCTGGCGGGTGAAGCGCACGGAAAGCTCCCGGTTGGCGTTCAGGGAGTTGGCGCTCAGGTTTAGGCTCCCCACCAGGGCCACCTCCCCGTCCACCACCAGGGCTTTGGCGTGCACGTAAGGGTCGGGCAGGAAGCGGAGCTCCGCCCCGGCCTGCCTGAGCTCCTCCGCTCCCGCCAGGAAGTAGGTGTCCCCAGGCTCCCGTGGGCTTCCCACCAGGCGGACCCGGACCCCTTTGGCCAGGGCCTCCTTAAGGGGAGCCACCACCTCGGGATCGGCCATGGCCTGATGCTCCAAGAGGATTTCCCTTTTGGCCCCTCGGATGAGGCCAAGGAGGGTTTCCCGGGCGTTGCCCTCCTTTACCCCGCCCAGGGTTCGGCTTGGCGCCCAGACGAGAAGGGCCTGGGAAAGGTCCAGCCGTTTGCCCTCCCAGTCCGCATCAAAGACCTTGGCCACCTCCGCTACCTGTTTGGGGTCGTCCAGGATGAGGGCGTACTCCCGGTTGGCGGTGAAGGAGCTTCCCGTAAGGTTCATGGTGCCCACCCAGGCCAGCTTGCGGTCCACCACCAGGCTTTTTTCGTGGACGAAGACGAAGCGGAAGGGGGTGGTGAGCTTGACCTCGACCCCCCGTTCCTTCATGGCCTGGAAAACGGTGAGATCCACCCGCCCCCCGGAGGGTTCCCGCTCCAATATGACCTTTACCTTAACCCCCCGGGCCACGGCCTCCCCCAAGGCTTCCACCACGTCCAAGCGGCTTGGGGTCCAAAGGTACATCTTCACCAGGATCTCCTCCTGGGCGGAGGCGATGAGGTCCAGCAGGGGCTTGAGGCCATCCTCTGGCTCCACCACAAGCCTAGGGGCAGCCAGGGCGGTTAGGAGGAGGAAGGCGATGGAGAAAAGGAGCTTTCTCATACCCCCTTTCATTCTGCCCCAGGGGCATCAGGTAGGGGTCAGGAAACCCGTAAGCGAAGGGTGGACCTACGTCCAGCGGAAGCAGGTTTCCGCGTTTTGGTCGGTGATGGACTCCATTTCCTCCAGGGCCATTCCCCGCACTTCCGCCAGCTTGGCCAAGGTGTGGCGCACGAGGTGGGGCAGGTTGCGCTTTCCCCGGTGGGGTTCTGGGGGCAGGAAGGGGGCGTCGGTCTCCACCAGGAGCTTGTCCAGGGGAAGGCGCCTAGCAGCCTCCCGGAGGGCCTGGTTTTTCCGGTAGGTGAGGGGGCCAGCAAAGCTGAAGTAGGCCTCCAGGCGGAGGCCTGCCGCCTCGAGGGCCGGATGCCCGGCGAAGGCGTGGAGGACCACCCTCTTGGGGCGGTGAGCCAGGAGCCAGGCCGCCAGGTCCTCTTCCGCCTTGCCATCCTTGCTGCGCACGTGGAGGACTAGGGGTAGCCCCAATGCCTCGGCCAGGCCGGCTTGGAACTCCAGGGCCCGGAGCTGGGCAGGCCGGGTCTCGGGGGTCCAGTGGTAGTCCAGGCCGCTTTCCCCAATGGCCCGCACCCGGGGGTGGCGGGCGTGGTGTTTTAGGGCTTCCTCCACCTCGGGGGAGAGCAGGTGGGCCGAGGTGGGGTGGAGGCCTACCGCGGCATACACGTTCCCCTGGGCCAGGGCCAGGGTCCTCTCCCAGCGGCTTGGGTCCACCCCTAAGGTGAGGATGGCCTTAAGCTCCGAAAAGTGGGCTTGGGCCTCTTCCAGCTCGGCCTCTTCCAGGAAATCCAAGTGGGCGTGGGTGTCGGTCATATGCCTTCTATGTCCCCAATCTACCATTTGGGAAATAGCCTACACTGGGTGGAGGATTTGGGTTGGTTAGATTGGGGTTATGCGCTGGCTTTGGCCCTTGACCCTCCTGCTTGCGGCCTGTGCCCCCGCCCTCATGGGGGTAAACCCCCAAAGGCTTCCCGATTCCCAGGACTGGGACCCCAAGCCGGCCCAGCTGGAGTGGTGGTACGCCTCCGGTTGGGTGGAGCCTTACGCCTTCCACTTCGCCTTCTTTAAGGCCTACGCTCCCCCCGGCTTCCGGATTTTGGGCTTGCCGGGAAGCCTCTTCGGCGCCTTTCACGCCGCCCACCTGGCCCTCACCCACCTGCGCACTGGGGAGAGGGTATTTCTGGAGGTTTCCGACCAGGACCTCCTCGCACCCCGTGGCCGGGCGGCGCCGGGCCCTTACCTGGAGGTTTCCGGCTGGCGGTTTTACCGGGAGGAGGGGGCCTTCCGCCTCCTGGCGGGCCCGGTGGACCTCCGCCTCCAGCCCCTGAAGCCCCCGGTGGTCCACCCTCCGGGCTATTCCGGTACGGCGGAAACGGGGCGGCTTTATTACCAGTCCTACACCCGGGTGGAGGCCTGGGGGCGGATCCGGGGCGAGGAGGCCCGGGGAGAAGCCTGGATGGACCACCAGTGGGGGGAGCAGTTTTCTGGGGTGAGCGCCACCTGGGACTGGATCAGCCTCCACCTTTCCGACGGCTCAGAGCTCATGGCCTACCAGGTGAAGGACCTCGAGGGGCGGGTGGTTCAGGTTCTGGGGAGCCGGGTGGATCCCTTGGGAAGGGCGGAGGGGATGGAGCTCCGCCTCTTTCCCCTGGATCGCTGGCAAAGCCCCTCGGGCCGCACGTATACCCTGGCTTGGCGGCTCCAGGGGGCGGGGTTGGACCTCGAGGTGCGCCCCCTCTTCCAGGAGGGGGAGATCCTTTCCCGCACCACCCGGGTGGCCTATTGGGAGGGGCCGGTGGCCGGGGAAGGGGTCCTCATGGGCTACCCCGTCCGGGCCCGGGGCATGGGGGAGTTTGTGGCCGGGCCTTGGCGGCCTTAGTCTGCGCATGCTAAACTAAAAGAGGTTTAGTGCCTGGGTGATATTTATGAGCCTACGCGTGCTCGGCGTCAACGCATCGGCACGGACGGACGGGTTTACGGCGGAGTTGTTGGATGAGGTTCTGGAAGCTGCCAGGCGCCAGGGAGCCACCACCGAGCGCCTGGACCTGGTGCGGTACCCCTTCCCCTTCTGTGCGGGGAACTACTCCCAAGACCCCGCTTCCTGCGGTCCCGACACCTGCGTGCAAGGACCCTGGGATGGGTTCGGCAAGGTAGCGGACAAGCTCCTCCAGGCGGACGCGGTGGTTTTCGCCACCCCCGTCTACTGGTTTAGCCTTTCCGCCCGGATGAAGGCCCTTTTGGAGCGCATGACCTCCATGGAAAACCAGGGCCTTTTGAACCTGGGCAAACCCATGGCCCTTTTGGCGGTGGCGGAGGAGGAGGGGGCGAGCCAAGCGCTTTCGCAAATGCTTCTACCCCTTTCCTATATGGGGTTTGTCCTGGCGCCTCTGGGTTTGGTGTACGCCCATCGCCGGGGAGCCATAAGCCTTAAGGAGAATACCGAGCTCATGGAGGA
This sequence is a window from Thermus neutrinimicus. Protein-coding genes within it:
- the sdhA gene encoding succinate dehydrogenase flavoprotein subunit → MAHRHEVIVVGAGGAGLATALYAAREGADVAVVTKLYPTRSHTGAAQGGIGAALGNVEEDHWEWHMFDTVKGGDYLTDQDAAEVFAKEVIEAVLELEHMGLPFDRLPNGKIAQRRFGGHTKDWGKAPVHRAAHAADRTGHMILQTLYQQCVKHNITFYNEFHVTDVLIEDGVAKGLVAYELATGELHLFQAKAIVIASGGFGRIYKVTSNAYTLTGDLQAILYRKGLPLEDMEFYQFHPTGLYPLGILLTEGARGEGGILRNALGERFMERYAPTIKDLAPRDMVSRAMYLEVREGRGVGPKKDHVLLDLTHLPPEVIEKKLPDITEFSRIYLGVDPLKEPVPVMPTAHYAMGGIPTTLWGQVIKDEKGTVVPGLYAAGEAACVSLHGANRLGTNSLGDLVVFGRRAGIHAARFAKDADYHELTEEHLGESRERIERIKNSTGKEKVAALRAELQQTMMDHASVFRTGELLAKQVEILKELMDRYRLISIDDKGDAYNTELVEALELGYLLEVSEALVHSALNRTESRGAHAREDYPERDDQNWLKHTLAYKVADGKVAFRYKPVVLGRFEPKARTY
- a CDS encoding succinate dehydrogenase iron-sulfur subunit, whose protein sequence is MQVTLRILRFDPAKHERPTWQTYKVEAEPWDRVLDLLHKVKWDQDGTLAFRKSCGHGICGSDAMLINGRNRLACKTLVKDLGNVITVEPIRGLPVEKDLIVDMEPFFAAYRAVKPYLINDEPPPARERLQSPEERERFDHGTKCILCASCTTSCPVFWVNGAYLGPAAIVQAHRFIFDSRDRGKRERFKALGSGSGVWRCRTAYNCTEACPREIPVTQLIEEVKRAILLDRF
- the aspS gene encoding aspartate--tRNA(Asn) ligase yields the protein MRVLVRDLRKHVGEEVELWGFLHWRRDLGKVQFLLLRDRSGIVQVVTGGQKLPLPESSLRVRGQVVENPKAPGGLEVQAREMEILSPALEPTPVEIPKEEWRASPDTLLEYRYVTLRGEKARAPLKVQAALVRGFRRYLDRQDFTEIFTPKVVRAGAEGGSGLFGVDYFEYRAYLAQSPQLYKQIMVGVFERVYEVAPVWRMEEHNTSRHLNEYLSLDVEMGFIRGEEDLMRLEEELLQEMLEEALSSAGNEIRLLGAEWPSFPKEIPRLTHAGARRILREELGYPVGHDLSEEAERLLGQYAKERWGSDWLFVTHYPRSLRPFYTYPEESGTTRSFDLLFRGLEITSGGQRIHLYQDLVESLKAKGMDLEGFQGYLEVFKFGMPPHGGFAIGAERLTQKLLGLPNVRYARAFPRDRHRLTP
- a CDS encoding phospholipase D-like domain-containing protein, with translation MRKLLFSIAFLLLTALAAPRLVVEPEDGLKPLLDLIASAQEEILVKMYLWTPSRLDVVEALGEAVARGVKVKVILEREPSGGRVDLTVFQAMKERGVEVKLTTPFRFVFVHEKSLVVDRKLAWVGTMNLTGSSFTANREYALILDDPKQVAEVAKVFDADWEGKRLDLSQALLVWAPSRTLGGVKEGNARETLLGLIRGAKREILLEHQAMADPEVVAPLKEALAKGVRVRLVGSPREPGDTYFLAGAEELRQAGAELRFLPDPYVHAKALVVDGEVALVGSLNLSANSLNANRELSVRFTRQEAPEAFARLLSVMERDFQAGLSENPFALPPLEGVIPWQEAPRYFGRIATVEGVIQQVEDRGTVAFLRFGPGESDLRLVVFPRSYALFRQPFPHSYLGKKVRARGRIVLYAGYYEIVLEDPSALEVLDGSP
- a CDS encoding TatD family hydrolase; its protein translation is MTDTHAHLDFLEEAELEEAQAHFSELKAILTLGVDPSRWERTLALAQGNVYAAVGLHPTSAHLLSPEVEEALKHHARHPRVRAIGESGLDYHWTPETRPAQLRALEFQAGLAEALGLPLVLHVRSKDGKAEEDLAAWLLAHRPKRVVLHAFAGHPALEAAGLRLEAYFSFAGPLTYRKNQALREAARRLPLDKLLVETDAPFLPPEPHRGKRNLPHLVRHTLAKLAEVRGMALEEMESITDQNAETCFRWT
- a CDS encoding lipocalin family protein; amino-acid sequence: MRWLWPLTLLLAACAPALMGVNPQRLPDSQDWDPKPAQLEWWYASGWVEPYAFHFAFFKAYAPPGFRILGLPGSLFGAFHAAHLALTHLRTGERVFLEVSDQDLLAPRGRAAPGPYLEVSGWRFYREEGAFRLLAGPVDLRLQPLKPPVVHPPGYSGTAETGRLYYQSYTRVEAWGRIRGEEARGEAWMDHQWGEQFSGVSATWDWISLHLSDGSELMAYQVKDLEGRVVQVLGSRVDPLGRAEGMELRLFPLDRWQSPSGRTYTLAWRLQGAGLDLEVRPLFQEGEILSRTTRVAYWEGPVAGEGVLMGYPVRARGMGEFVAGPWRP
- a CDS encoding flavodoxin family protein, giving the protein MSLRVLGVNASARTDGFTAELLDEVLEAARRQGATTERLDLVRYPFPFCAGNYSQDPASCGPDTCVQGPWDGFGKVADKLLQADAVVFATPVYWFSLSARMKALLERMTSMENQGLLNLGKPMALLAVAEEEGASQALSQMLLPLSYMGFVLAPLGLVYAHRRGAISLKENTELMEDARIAGENLVLMAERLRGASFREPLPSYQYRLPRLPGVAAD